In Antarcticibacterium arcticum, the genomic stretch ATCTCCCACAAGCAATCCCACATTGTCAAAATCCTCGGCGGTGGCCACAGGTGCGAGATCTTCAAGATGGTCAATGACTTCAGCAATTAACATGTTCAAGTATTTTAAATTCAAATATAAATATTATACTTTCGTTACGATGAGTATCCTTAGAAAAATCCTTCTTCCTTTCTCCTTACTTTACGGGTTCATTATATGGCTACGGAATATTTTTTACGATTCCCGGGTTTTTAAATCCAGATCATTTGCCTTACCTGTAATATGTGTGGGAAACCTTAGCGTGGGAGGCACAGGTAAAACCCCTATGATAGAATATTTACTCAGATTGCTTCTGCCGCAATATCGTATTGCAACTTTAAGCCGTGGCTATGGAAGAAATTCCAAGGCCTACATTTTGCTGAAGGATGATGACGAAGCCTCGCGGGTGGGGGATGAACCTTTGCAATTTAAACTGAAATTTCCTGAAGCTTTTATAGCAGTTGATGAGAACCGGGAGAGGGGAATTTCAACTCTTTTATCCCAGGTTTCACCAGATGTGGTGTTGCTGGATGATGCCTTTCAACATAGAAAAGTAAAGGCCGGGCTAAATATTCTGCTTACCTCATATGACAATATATACTATAAGGATTTTATATTGCCTGCAGGGAATTTAAGGGAGCCTGTTACAGGGGCAAAAAGGGCACAGATCATAGTAGTAACTAAATGTCCGCCCACGTTAGGCGCAGATAAACAGGAGAGGATAAGGAAAAAGCTGAAATTACGTGAC encodes the following:
- the lpxK gene encoding tetraacyldisaccharide 4'-kinase, which gives rise to MSILRKILLPFSLLYGFIIWLRNIFYDSRVFKSRSFALPVICVGNLSVGGTGKTPMIEYLLRLLLPQYRIATLSRGYGRNSKAYILLKDDDEASRVGDEPLQFKLKFPEAFIAVDENRERGISTLLSQVSPDVVLLDDAFQHRKVKAGLNILLTSYDNIYYKDFILPAGNLREPVTGAKRAQIIVVTKCPPTLGADKQERIRKKLKLRDYQHLYFSYIAYAGVLVNNLGEFPIQQFSGKEIGLVTGIANPQPFINYVEQEGLKFTHFNFPDHHIFTSNELSLFKDLEVIITTEKDYMRLKDVLKHPNLYFIPIESKFINNETEFRQQIQQYVVNEI